The proteins below are encoded in one region of Doryrhamphus excisus isolate RoL2022-K1 chromosome 4, RoL_Dexc_1.0, whole genome shotgun sequence:
- the LOC131127929 gene encoding potassium channel subfamily T member 1-like isoform X15, which produces MGPRLGTGTQAEAAMSPPRRSSSSHGDRPSTESLQRNNSSNSGVILDIAALKMAEVDTEVPPLPPRYRFRDLLLGDQTFQNDDRYQEEYSMDSTNAQVQVEFYVNENTFKERLKLFFIKNQRSSLRIRLFNFSLKILTCVLYTVRVTLDNPNDTNGNPCTIFRNSSWPNSSTESPEIHWKLILWVTRPDPLWGIQVTVALISFLETMLITYLSYKGNIWEQIFQISFILEMINTVPFIITIFWPPLRNIFVPVFLNCWLAKGALENMINDFHRAIQRTHSAMFNQVFILICTLLCLVFTGACGIQHLERAGKNLTLFDSFYFCIVTFSTVGYGDVTPQIWPSQLLVVILICVALVVLPLQFEELAYLWMESQKLGGNYSRHRAQTEKHVVLCVSSLKIDLLMDFLNEFYAHPRLQDYYVVILCPTDIDIQVRRILQIPLWSQRVIYLQGSALKDQDLMRAKMDDAEACFILSSRNEGDRTAADHQTILRAWAAKDFAPNCPLYVQILKPENKFHVKFADHVVCEEEFKYAMLALNCVCPAMSTLVTLLVHTSRGQEGQLSPEQWQRMYGRCSGNEVYHIRLCDSKFFGEYDGKSFTYASFHAHKKYGVCLIGVRRDDNKSILLNPGPRHIMAATDTCYYINITKEENSAFIFKQEEKHNKSLPVTGLYDAPSRLPVHSIIASMVDQATSYGTVAIDLQNPDPPEETGKLTLPTENGAGSRRPSIAPVLEIADSSAILPCDLLSDQSEDETNQSDEEGSVGSDFVKGYPPNSPYIGSSPTLCHLLPQKAPFCCLRLDKGCTHNSFEDAKAYGFKNKLIIVSAETAGNGLYNFIVPLRAYYRPRKELNPIVLLLDYQPDNHFLEAICCFPMVYFMAGTIDNLDNLLQCGIIYADNLVVVDKESTMSAEEDYMADAKTIVNVQTMFRLFPSLSIITELTHPSNMRFMQFRAKDCYSLALSKLEKIERDKGSNLAFMFRLPFAAGRVFSISMLDTLLYQSFVKDYMIAIARLLLGLDTTPGSGYLCVMKITEEDLWIRTYGRLFQKLCSSSAEIPIGIYRTESHMFSTSECKDSYVQSQVSINVEQGEEHRDRKESWKEKTAHRNSSASEQSEHPLLRKKSMQWARRLSRKNTKPSSRAERISQQRLNLYRRSERQELSELVKNRMKHLGLPTVGYEDVSNLTASDVMNRVNLGYLQELQDISEQPYTDGTRPSDEMNDHQNTLSYVLINPPPDTMLELNDIVYIIRSDPLAHMPEESQVGQSRGTRNQTRFGSETRNETHL; this is translated from the exons GTATCAGGAGGAGTACAGTATGGACTCAACCAATGCCCA GGTTCAGGTGGAGTTCTACGTAAACGAAAACACCTTCAAGGAGAGGCTGAAGCTTTTCTTCATCAAAAACCAAAGGTCAA GTTTGAGGATCCGCCTTTTCAATTTCTCCCTGAAGATTCTCACCTGTGTCCTCTACACAGTGAGAGTCACCCTGGACAACCCCAATGACACCAATGGCAATCCATG TACAATCTTTAGAAACTCTAGCTGGCCAAATTCATCAACAGAGTCGCCAGAAATCCACTG GAAGTTGATTTTGTGGGTTACCAGACCTGATCCCTTGTGGGGCATACAA GTGACAGTGGCTTTAATCAGTTTCTTGGAAACCATGCTCATCACATATCTCAGCTACAAG GGCAACATTTGGGAGCAGATATTCCAGATATCCTTCATATTGGAGATGATCAATACAGTGCCATTTATTATCACA ATCTTCTGGCCTCCATTAAGAAATATATTTGTTCCTGTTTTTCTTAACTGCTGGTTAGCCAAAGGGGCCCTGGAAAATATGATT AATGATTTCCATCGTGCCATTCAGAGGACTCACTCGGCCATGTTCAACCAGGTGTTTATCCTCATCTGCACTTTACTGTGTCTGGTCTTCACTGG aGCATGTGGCATCCAGCACCTTGAGAGGGCTGGAAAGAACTTGACCTTGTTTGACTCCTTCTACTTCTGCATCGTTACCTTCTCCACTGTGGGCTATGGAGATGTTACGCCACAGATCTGGCCCTCGCAACTGCTGGTGGTCATCCTCATCTGTGTGGCGCTGGTGGTGCTCCCGTTGCAG TTTGAAGAACTAGCCTACTTGTGGATGGAGAGCCAAAAACTGGGAGGAAACTACAGTCGCCACCGAGCACAAACAGAGAAGCATGTGGTGTTGTGTGTCAGCTCACTGAAGATAGACCTGCTGATGGATTTTCTCAATGAGTTCTATGCTCACCCCAGATTACAG GATTATTATGTGGTGATCCTGTGTCCAACTGATATAGACATTCAAGTTCGCCGTATCCTCCAGATACCTCTATGGTCTCAGAGGGTCATCTATCTTCAAGGGTCAGCTCTCAAAGACCAGGACCTGATGAGAGCCAA AATGGACGATGCTGAGGCCTGTTTCATCCTCAGCAGCAGGAACGAGGGTGACCGAACTGCTGCT GATCATCAGACTATTTTGAGAGCTTGGGCCGCAAAGGACTTTGCTCCCAACTGTCCTCTCTATGTCCAGATTCTCAAACCGGAAAACAAATTCCATGTTAAATTTGCTG ACCATGTAGTATGTGAGGAGGAGTTCAAATACGCCATGCTTGCACTGAACTGCGTGTGCCCGGCCATGTCCACCCTCGTCACACTCCTCGTCCACACCTCCAGAGGACA GGAAGGACAGTTGTCACCTGAGCAGTGGCAAAGAATGTACGGACGCTGCTCCGGGAACGAAGTCTACCACATTCGATTGTGTGACAGCAAGTTTTTTGGAGAGTATGATGGGAAAAGCTTCACTTACGCCTCTTTCCATGCTCATAAGAA GTACGGTGTTTGTCTGATCGGCGTAAGGCGGGATGACAACAAGAGCATCCTGTTAAACCCCGGCCCCCGTCACATCATGGCTGCCACCGACACCTGCTATTACATCAACATCACCAAGGAGGAGAACTCAGctttcatcttcaaacaggAAGAGAAGCACAACAAGAGCCTGCCCGTCACCGGCCTATACGACGCCCCCTCCCGGCTGCCCGTGCACAGCATCATTGCCAGCATGG TTGATCAGGCCACTTCGTATG GTACTGTGGCCATCGACCTCCAGAACCCCGATCCCCCGGAGGAAACCGGCAAACTGACCTTGCCGACGGAGAACGGCGCAGGAAGCCGCAGGCCGAGCATCGCGCCAGTCCTGGAAATCGCAGACTCCTCTGCCATTCTTCCCTGTGACCTCCTCAGCGACCAATCGGAGGATGAGACCAATCAATCAGACGAGGAGGGTTCTGTTGGGTCTGA TTTTGTGAAGGGCTACCCCCCTAACTCTCCCTACATCGGGAGCTCTCCAACCTTGTGCCATCTCCTTCCACAGAAAGCTCCATTTTGCTGCCTGCGTTTGGACAAG GGCTGTACTCACAACAGCTTTGAAGACGCCAAAGCGTATGGCTTCAAGAACAAACTGATTATAGTGTCTGCAGAAACAGCAGGCAACGGTTTGTACAACTTCATTGTCCCACTGCGAGCATACTATCGACCCCGGAAGGAGCTCAACCCTATTGTGCTTCTTCTGGACTAcca GCCAGACAACCACTTCTTAGAGGCCATTTGCTGCTTCCCAATGGTTTACTTCATGGCCGGCACCATCGATAA CTTGGACAACTTGCTGCAGTGTGGAATCATCTATGCTGACAACTTGGTGGTTGTGGACAAGGAAAGTACCATGAGTGCTGAAGAAGACTACATGGCAGACGCCAAGACCATTGTCAATGTCCAGACTATGTTCAG ACTGTTCCCCAGCCTCAGCATCATTACTGAGCTCACACATCCATCAAACATGAGGTTCATGCAGTTCAGAGCAAAGGACTGCTACTCGCTTGCTCTTTCCAAGCTGGAGAAG atagaACGAGATAAGGGCTCCAATTTAGCATTCATGTTCCGCTTGCCATTCGCAGCAGGCAGGGTCTTCAGTATCAGCATGCTGGATACACTGCTCTACCAG TCATTTGTGAAGGACTACATGATCGCTATTGCTCGGCTTCTTCTCGGTCTGGACACAACACCAGGCTCTGGGTACCTGTGCGTT ATGAAGATCACGGAGGAGGACCTGTGGATCAGGACATACGGCAGACTCTTCCAAAAGCTCTGTTCCTCCAGTGCTGAGATCCCCATCGGGATTTACCGCACAGAGTCGCATATGTTCTCAACTTCGGAG TGCAAGGACAGTTATGTGCAG TCTCAGGTCTCGATCAACGTGGAGCAGGGGGAGGAGCATCGCGACCGCAAAGAATCCTGGAAGGAAAAGACAGCCCACAGGAACTCTAGCGCCAGCGAGCAGTCGGAGCACCCGCTGCTGAGGAAGAAGAGTATGCAGTGGGCGCGGCGTCTGAGCAGGAAGAACACGAAGCCCTCCAGTCGGGCAGAGCGCATCTCGCAGCAGCGCCTCAACCTCTACCGCCGCTCGGAGCGCCAGGAGCTATCTGAGCTGGTCAAGAACCGTATGAAGCACCTAGGCCTGCCCACCGTGGGATACG AGGATGTTTCTAATCTCACTGCAAGCGATGTCATGAATCGAGTAAATCTAGGATATTTGCAAG AGTTGCAGGACATATCAGAGCAGCCGTATACAGACGGGACCCGGCCGTCAG ACGAGATGAACGACCACCAGAACACGCTGTCCTACGTCCTCATCAACCCGCCTCCAGACACCATGTTGGAACTCAATGATATTGT GTACATCATCCGGTCTGACCCACTGGCCCACATGCCAGAGGAGTCACAGGTGGGCCAGAGTCGAGGCACCAGGAACCAGACGCGCTTTGGCTCAGAGACCAGAAACGAGACTCACCTATGA
- the LOC131127929 gene encoding potassium channel subfamily T member 1-like isoform X13, producing MGPRLGTGTQAGNTKGNRTEGGKEAAMSPPRRSSSSHGDRPSTESLQRNNSSNSGVILDIAALKMAEVDTEVPPLPPRYRFRDLLLGDQTFQNDDRYQEEYSMDSTNAQVQVEFYVNENTFKERLKLFFIKNQRSSLRIRLFNFSLKILTCVLYTVRVTLDNPNDTNGNPCTIFRNSSWPNSSTESPEIHWKLILWVTRPDPLWGIQVTVALISFLETMLITYLSYKGNIWEQIFQISFILEMINTVPFIITIFWPPLRNIFVPVFLNCWLAKGALENMINDFHRAIQRTHSAMFNQVFILICTLLCLVFTGACGIQHLERAGKNLTLFDSFYFCIVTFSTVGYGDVTPQIWPSQLLVVILICVALVVLPLQFEELAYLWMESQKLGGNYSRHRAQTEKHVVLCVSSLKIDLLMDFLNEFYAHPRLQDYYVVILCPTDIDIQVRRILQIPLWSQRVIYLQGSALKDQDLMRAKMDDAEACFILSSRNEGDRTAADHQTILRAWAAKDFAPNCPLYVQILKPENKFHVKFADHVVCEEEFKYAMLALNCVCPAMSTLVTLLVHTSRGQEGQLSPEQWQRMYGRCSGNEVYHIRLCDSKFFGEYDGKSFTYASFHAHKKYGVCLIGVRRDDNKSILLNPGPRHIMAATDTCYYINITKEENSAFIFKQEEKHNKSLPVTGLYDAPSRLPVHSIIASMVDQATSYGTVAIDLQNPDPPEETGKLTLPTENGAGSRRPSIAPVLEIADSSAILPCDLLSDQSEDETNQSDEEGSVGSDFVKGYPPNSPYIGSSPTLCHLLPQKAPFCCLRLDKGCTHNSFEDAKAYGFKNKLIIVSAETAGNGLYNFIVPLRAYYRPRKELNPIVLLLDYQPDNHFLEAICCFPMVYFMAGTIDNLDNLLQCGIIYADNLVVVDKESTMSAEEDYMADAKTIVNVQTMFRLFPSLSIITELTHPSNMRFMQFRAKDCYSLALSKLEKIERDKGSNLAFMFRLPFAAGRVFSISMLDTLLYQSFVKDYMIAIARLLLGLDTTPGSGYLCVMKITEEDLWIRTYGRLFQKLCSSSAEIPIGIYRTESHMFSTSECKDSYVQSQVSINVEQGEEHRDRKESWKEKTAHRNSSASEQSEHPLLRKKSMQWARRLSRKNTKPSSRAERISQQRLNLYRRSERQELSELVKNRMKHLGLPTVGYEDVSNLTASDVMNRVNLGYLQELQDISEQPYTDGTRPSDEMNDHQNTLSYVLINPPPDTMLELNDIVYIIRSDPLAHMPEESQVGQSRGTRNQTRFGSETRNETHL from the exons GTATCAGGAGGAGTACAGTATGGACTCAACCAATGCCCA GGTTCAGGTGGAGTTCTACGTAAACGAAAACACCTTCAAGGAGAGGCTGAAGCTTTTCTTCATCAAAAACCAAAGGTCAA GTTTGAGGATCCGCCTTTTCAATTTCTCCCTGAAGATTCTCACCTGTGTCCTCTACACAGTGAGAGTCACCCTGGACAACCCCAATGACACCAATGGCAATCCATG TACAATCTTTAGAAACTCTAGCTGGCCAAATTCATCAACAGAGTCGCCAGAAATCCACTG GAAGTTGATTTTGTGGGTTACCAGACCTGATCCCTTGTGGGGCATACAA GTGACAGTGGCTTTAATCAGTTTCTTGGAAACCATGCTCATCACATATCTCAGCTACAAG GGCAACATTTGGGAGCAGATATTCCAGATATCCTTCATATTGGAGATGATCAATACAGTGCCATTTATTATCACA ATCTTCTGGCCTCCATTAAGAAATATATTTGTTCCTGTTTTTCTTAACTGCTGGTTAGCCAAAGGGGCCCTGGAAAATATGATT AATGATTTCCATCGTGCCATTCAGAGGACTCACTCGGCCATGTTCAACCAGGTGTTTATCCTCATCTGCACTTTACTGTGTCTGGTCTTCACTGG aGCATGTGGCATCCAGCACCTTGAGAGGGCTGGAAAGAACTTGACCTTGTTTGACTCCTTCTACTTCTGCATCGTTACCTTCTCCACTGTGGGCTATGGAGATGTTACGCCACAGATCTGGCCCTCGCAACTGCTGGTGGTCATCCTCATCTGTGTGGCGCTGGTGGTGCTCCCGTTGCAG TTTGAAGAACTAGCCTACTTGTGGATGGAGAGCCAAAAACTGGGAGGAAACTACAGTCGCCACCGAGCACAAACAGAGAAGCATGTGGTGTTGTGTGTCAGCTCACTGAAGATAGACCTGCTGATGGATTTTCTCAATGAGTTCTATGCTCACCCCAGATTACAG GATTATTATGTGGTGATCCTGTGTCCAACTGATATAGACATTCAAGTTCGCCGTATCCTCCAGATACCTCTATGGTCTCAGAGGGTCATCTATCTTCAAGGGTCAGCTCTCAAAGACCAGGACCTGATGAGAGCCAA AATGGACGATGCTGAGGCCTGTTTCATCCTCAGCAGCAGGAACGAGGGTGACCGAACTGCTGCT GATCATCAGACTATTTTGAGAGCTTGGGCCGCAAAGGACTTTGCTCCCAACTGTCCTCTCTATGTCCAGATTCTCAAACCGGAAAACAAATTCCATGTTAAATTTGCTG ACCATGTAGTATGTGAGGAGGAGTTCAAATACGCCATGCTTGCACTGAACTGCGTGTGCCCGGCCATGTCCACCCTCGTCACACTCCTCGTCCACACCTCCAGAGGACA GGAAGGACAGTTGTCACCTGAGCAGTGGCAAAGAATGTACGGACGCTGCTCCGGGAACGAAGTCTACCACATTCGATTGTGTGACAGCAAGTTTTTTGGAGAGTATGATGGGAAAAGCTTCACTTACGCCTCTTTCCATGCTCATAAGAA GTACGGTGTTTGTCTGATCGGCGTAAGGCGGGATGACAACAAGAGCATCCTGTTAAACCCCGGCCCCCGTCACATCATGGCTGCCACCGACACCTGCTATTACATCAACATCACCAAGGAGGAGAACTCAGctttcatcttcaaacaggAAGAGAAGCACAACAAGAGCCTGCCCGTCACCGGCCTATACGACGCCCCCTCCCGGCTGCCCGTGCACAGCATCATTGCCAGCATGG TTGATCAGGCCACTTCGTATG GTACTGTGGCCATCGACCTCCAGAACCCCGATCCCCCGGAGGAAACCGGCAAACTGACCTTGCCGACGGAGAACGGCGCAGGAAGCCGCAGGCCGAGCATCGCGCCAGTCCTGGAAATCGCAGACTCCTCTGCCATTCTTCCCTGTGACCTCCTCAGCGACCAATCGGAGGATGAGACCAATCAATCAGACGAGGAGGGTTCTGTTGGGTCTGA TTTTGTGAAGGGCTACCCCCCTAACTCTCCCTACATCGGGAGCTCTCCAACCTTGTGCCATCTCCTTCCACAGAAAGCTCCATTTTGCTGCCTGCGTTTGGACAAG GGCTGTACTCACAACAGCTTTGAAGACGCCAAAGCGTATGGCTTCAAGAACAAACTGATTATAGTGTCTGCAGAAACAGCAGGCAACGGTTTGTACAACTTCATTGTCCCACTGCGAGCATACTATCGACCCCGGAAGGAGCTCAACCCTATTGTGCTTCTTCTGGACTAcca GCCAGACAACCACTTCTTAGAGGCCATTTGCTGCTTCCCAATGGTTTACTTCATGGCCGGCACCATCGATAA CTTGGACAACTTGCTGCAGTGTGGAATCATCTATGCTGACAACTTGGTGGTTGTGGACAAGGAAAGTACCATGAGTGCTGAAGAAGACTACATGGCAGACGCCAAGACCATTGTCAATGTCCAGACTATGTTCAG ACTGTTCCCCAGCCTCAGCATCATTACTGAGCTCACACATCCATCAAACATGAGGTTCATGCAGTTCAGAGCAAAGGACTGCTACTCGCTTGCTCTTTCCAAGCTGGAGAAG atagaACGAGATAAGGGCTCCAATTTAGCATTCATGTTCCGCTTGCCATTCGCAGCAGGCAGGGTCTTCAGTATCAGCATGCTGGATACACTGCTCTACCAG TCATTTGTGAAGGACTACATGATCGCTATTGCTCGGCTTCTTCTCGGTCTGGACACAACACCAGGCTCTGGGTACCTGTGCGTT ATGAAGATCACGGAGGAGGACCTGTGGATCAGGACATACGGCAGACTCTTCCAAAAGCTCTGTTCCTCCAGTGCTGAGATCCCCATCGGGATTTACCGCACAGAGTCGCATATGTTCTCAACTTCGGAG TGCAAGGACAGTTATGTGCAG TCTCAGGTCTCGATCAACGTGGAGCAGGGGGAGGAGCATCGCGACCGCAAAGAATCCTGGAAGGAAAAGACAGCCCACAGGAACTCTAGCGCCAGCGAGCAGTCGGAGCACCCGCTGCTGAGGAAGAAGAGTATGCAGTGGGCGCGGCGTCTGAGCAGGAAGAACACGAAGCCCTCCAGTCGGGCAGAGCGCATCTCGCAGCAGCGCCTCAACCTCTACCGCCGCTCGGAGCGCCAGGAGCTATCTGAGCTGGTCAAGAACCGTATGAAGCACCTAGGCCTGCCCACCGTGGGATACG AGGATGTTTCTAATCTCACTGCAAGCGATGTCATGAATCGAGTAAATCTAGGATATTTGCAAG AGTTGCAGGACATATCAGAGCAGCCGTATACAGACGGGACCCGGCCGTCAG ACGAGATGAACGACCACCAGAACACGCTGTCCTACGTCCTCATCAACCCGCCTCCAGACACCATGTTGGAACTCAATGATATTGT GTACATCATCCGGTCTGACCCACTGGCCCACATGCCAGAGGAGTCACAGGTGGGCCAGAGTCGAGGCACCAGGAACCAGACGCGCTTTGGCTCAGAGACCAGAAACGAGACTCACCTATGA
- the LOC131127929 gene encoding potassium channel subfamily T member 1-like isoform X18, giving the protein MAGAKLTPSPSEIDPDVKTEVRKTPEPTWVHSSPNLLRTVGSFGSDVGQRYQEEYSMDSTNAQVQVEFYVNENTFKERLKLFFIKNQRSSLRIRLFNFSLKILTCVLYTVRVTLDNPNDTNGNPCTIFRNSSWPNSSTESPEIHWKLILWVTRPDPLWGIQVTVALISFLETMLITYLSYKGNIWEQIFQISFILEMINTVPFIITIFWPPLRNIFVPVFLNCWLAKGALENMINDFHRAIQRTHSAMFNQVFILICTLLCLVFTGACGIQHLERAGKNLTLFDSFYFCIVTFSTVGYGDVTPQIWPSQLLVVILICVALVVLPLQFEELAYLWMESQKLGGNYSRHRAQTEKHVVLCVSSLKIDLLMDFLNEFYAHPRLQDYYVVILCPTDIDIQVRRILQIPLWSQRVIYLQGSALKDQDLMRAKMDDAEACFILSSRNEGDRTAADHQTILRAWAAKDFAPNCPLYVQILKPENKFHVKFADHVVCEEEFKYAMLALNCVCPAMSTLVTLLVHTSRGQEGQLSPEQWQRMYGRCSGNEVYHIRLCDSKFFGEYDGKSFTYASFHAHKKYGVCLIGVRRDDNKSILLNPGPRHIMAATDTCYYINITKEENSAFIFKQEEKHNKSLPVTGLYDAPSRLPVHSIIASMVDQATSYGTVAIDLQNPDPPEETGKLTLPTENGAGSRRPSIAPVLEIADSSAILPCDLLSDQSEDETNQSDEEGSVGSDFVKGYPPNSPYIGSSPTLCHLLPQKAPFCCLRLDKGCTHNSFEDAKAYGFKNKLIIVSAETAGNGLYNFIVPLRAYYRPRKELNPIVLLLDYQPDNHFLEAICCFPMVYFMAGTIDNLDNLLQCGIIYADNLVVVDKESTMSAEEDYMADAKTIVNVQTMFRLFPSLSIITELTHPSNMRFMQFRAKDCYSLALSKLEKIERDKGSNLAFMFRLPFAAGRVFSISMLDTLLYQSFVKDYMIAIARLLLGLDTTPGSGYLCVMKITEEDLWIRTYGRLFQKLCSSSAEIPIGIYRTESHMFSTSECKDSYVQSQVSINVEQGEEHRDRKESWKEKTAHRNSSASEQSEHPLLRKKSMQWARRLSRKNTKPSSRAERISQQRLNLYRRSERQELSELVKNRMKHLGLPTVGYEDVSNLTASDVMNRVNLGYLQELQDISEQPYTDGTRPSDEMNDHQNTLSYVLINPPPDTMLELNDIVYIIRSDPLAHMPEESQVGQSRGTRNQTRFGSETRNETHL; this is encoded by the exons ATGGCGGGAGCCAAGCTGACACCCTCACCCTCGGAGATCGACCCAGACGTGAAGACCGAAGTGCGGAAAACTCCGGAGCCCACCTGGGTGCATTCTTCCCCGAACCTTCTGAGGACCGTGGGCTCGTTTGGGAGCGATGTCGGCCAAAG GTATCAGGAGGAGTACAGTATGGACTCAACCAATGCCCA GGTTCAGGTGGAGTTCTACGTAAACGAAAACACCTTCAAGGAGAGGCTGAAGCTTTTCTTCATCAAAAACCAAAGGTCAA GTTTGAGGATCCGCCTTTTCAATTTCTCCCTGAAGATTCTCACCTGTGTCCTCTACACAGTGAGAGTCACCCTGGACAACCCCAATGACACCAATGGCAATCCATG TACAATCTTTAGAAACTCTAGCTGGCCAAATTCATCAACAGAGTCGCCAGAAATCCACTG GAAGTTGATTTTGTGGGTTACCAGACCTGATCCCTTGTGGGGCATACAA GTGACAGTGGCTTTAATCAGTTTCTTGGAAACCATGCTCATCACATATCTCAGCTACAAG GGCAACATTTGGGAGCAGATATTCCAGATATCCTTCATATTGGAGATGATCAATACAGTGCCATTTATTATCACA ATCTTCTGGCCTCCATTAAGAAATATATTTGTTCCTGTTTTTCTTAACTGCTGGTTAGCCAAAGGGGCCCTGGAAAATATGATT AATGATTTCCATCGTGCCATTCAGAGGACTCACTCGGCCATGTTCAACCAGGTGTTTATCCTCATCTGCACTTTACTGTGTCTGGTCTTCACTGG aGCATGTGGCATCCAGCACCTTGAGAGGGCTGGAAAGAACTTGACCTTGTTTGACTCCTTCTACTTCTGCATCGTTACCTTCTCCACTGTGGGCTATGGAGATGTTACGCCACAGATCTGGCCCTCGCAACTGCTGGTGGTCATCCTCATCTGTGTGGCGCTGGTGGTGCTCCCGTTGCAG TTTGAAGAACTAGCCTACTTGTGGATGGAGAGCCAAAAACTGGGAGGAAACTACAGTCGCCACCGAGCACAAACAGAGAAGCATGTGGTGTTGTGTGTCAGCTCACTGAAGATAGACCTGCTGATGGATTTTCTCAATGAGTTCTATGCTCACCCCAGATTACAG GATTATTATGTGGTGATCCTGTGTCCAACTGATATAGACATTCAAGTTCGCCGTATCCTCCAGATACCTCTATGGTCTCAGAGGGTCATCTATCTTCAAGGGTCAGCTCTCAAAGACCAGGACCTGATGAGAGCCAA AATGGACGATGCTGAGGCCTGTTTCATCCTCAGCAGCAGGAACGAGGGTGACCGAACTGCTGCT GATCATCAGACTATTTTGAGAGCTTGGGCCGCAAAGGACTTTGCTCCCAACTGTCCTCTCTATGTCCAGATTCTCAAACCGGAAAACAAATTCCATGTTAAATTTGCTG ACCATGTAGTATGTGAGGAGGAGTTCAAATACGCCATGCTTGCACTGAACTGCGTGTGCCCGGCCATGTCCACCCTCGTCACACTCCTCGTCCACACCTCCAGAGGACA GGAAGGACAGTTGTCACCTGAGCAGTGGCAAAGAATGTACGGACGCTGCTCCGGGAACGAAGTCTACCACATTCGATTGTGTGACAGCAAGTTTTTTGGAGAGTATGATGGGAAAAGCTTCACTTACGCCTCTTTCCATGCTCATAAGAA GTACGGTGTTTGTCTGATCGGCGTAAGGCGGGATGACAACAAGAGCATCCTGTTAAACCCCGGCCCCCGTCACATCATGGCTGCCACCGACACCTGCTATTACATCAACATCACCAAGGAGGAGAACTCAGctttcatcttcaaacaggAAGAGAAGCACAACAAGAGCCTGCCCGTCACCGGCCTATACGACGCCCCCTCCCGGCTGCCCGTGCACAGCATCATTGCCAGCATGG TTGATCAGGCCACTTCGTATG GTACTGTGGCCATCGACCTCCAGAACCCCGATCCCCCGGAGGAAACCGGCAAACTGACCTTGCCGACGGAGAACGGCGCAGGAAGCCGCAGGCCGAGCATCGCGCCAGTCCTGGAAATCGCAGACTCCTCTGCCATTCTTCCCTGTGACCTCCTCAGCGACCAATCGGAGGATGAGACCAATCAATCAGACGAGGAGGGTTCTGTTGGGTCTGA TTTTGTGAAGGGCTACCCCCCTAACTCTCCCTACATCGGGAGCTCTCCAACCTTGTGCCATCTCCTTCCACAGAAAGCTCCATTTTGCTGCCTGCGTTTGGACAAG GGCTGTACTCACAACAGCTTTGAAGACGCCAAAGCGTATGGCTTCAAGAACAAACTGATTATAGTGTCTGCAGAAACAGCAGGCAACGGTTTGTACAACTTCATTGTCCCACTGCGAGCATACTATCGACCCCGGAAGGAGCTCAACCCTATTGTGCTTCTTCTGGACTAcca GCCAGACAACCACTTCTTAGAGGCCATTTGCTGCTTCCCAATGGTTTACTTCATGGCCGGCACCATCGATAA CTTGGACAACTTGCTGCAGTGTGGAATCATCTATGCTGACAACTTGGTGGTTGTGGACAAGGAAAGTACCATGAGTGCTGAAGAAGACTACATGGCAGACGCCAAGACCATTGTCAATGTCCAGACTATGTTCAG ACTGTTCCCCAGCCTCAGCATCATTACTGAGCTCACACATCCATCAAACATGAGGTTCATGCAGTTCAGAGCAAAGGACTGCTACTCGCTTGCTCTTTCCAAGCTGGAGAAG atagaACGAGATAAGGGCTCCAATTTAGCATTCATGTTCCGCTTGCCATTCGCAGCAGGCAGGGTCTTCAGTATCAGCATGCTGGATACACTGCTCTACCAG TCATTTGTGAAGGACTACATGATCGCTATTGCTCGGCTTCTTCTCGGTCTGGACACAACACCAGGCTCTGGGTACCTGTGCGTT ATGAAGATCACGGAGGAGGACCTGTGGATCAGGACATACGGCAGACTCTTCCAAAAGCTCTGTTCCTCCAGTGCTGAGATCCCCATCGGGATTTACCGCACAGAGTCGCATATGTTCTCAACTTCGGAG TGCAAGGACAGTTATGTGCAG TCTCAGGTCTCGATCAACGTGGAGCAGGGGGAGGAGCATCGCGACCGCAAAGAATCCTGGAAGGAAAAGACAGCCCACAGGAACTCTAGCGCCAGCGAGCAGTCGGAGCACCCGCTGCTGAGGAAGAAGAGTATGCAGTGGGCGCGGCGTCTGAGCAGGAAGAACACGAAGCCCTCCAGTCGGGCAGAGCGCATCTCGCAGCAGCGCCTCAACCTCTACCGCCGCTCGGAGCGCCAGGAGCTATCTGAGCTGGTCAAGAACCGTATGAAGCACCTAGGCCTGCCCACCGTGGGATACG AGGATGTTTCTAATCTCACTGCAAGCGATGTCATGAATCGAGTAAATCTAGGATATTTGCAAG AGTTGCAGGACATATCAGAGCAGCCGTATACAGACGGGACCCGGCCGTCAG ACGAGATGAACGACCACCAGAACACGCTGTCCTACGTCCTCATCAACCCGCCTCCAGACACCATGTTGGAACTCAATGATATTGT GTACATCATCCGGTCTGACCCACTGGCCCACATGCCAGAGGAGTCACAGGTGGGCCAGAGTCGAGGCACCAGGAACCAGACGCGCTTTGGCTCAGAGACCAGAAACGAGACTCACCTATGA